In the Piscinibacter sp. XHJ-5 genome, one interval contains:
- the pyk gene encoding pyruvate kinase yields MARATKIVATLGPASSSPEVLTQMILAGVDVVRLNFSHGKAQDHIDRATMVRDVAKKAGKEVAIMADLQGPKIRVGKFDGNKTLLEVGSKFVLDGAFTGLGNQERVGLDYKELPRDVKPGDTLLLNDGLLKLTVDAVRGEEVHTTVVVGGELSNNKGINKAGGGLTAPALTAKDMEDIKTAMSFQCEYLAVSFPKNSTDMEMARQLANVAGEPWRHKPGMIAKIERSEAIPVLESILKASDGIMVARGDLAVEVGNAAVPALQKRMIRMAREMDKVVITATQMMESMIVNPVPTRAEVSDVANAVLDGTDAVMLSAETAAGKYPVETIEQMAAIALEAERAEDVSLDSDFTNKRFGRIDQSIAMGALFTAHHLGCKAILALTESGSTALWMSRHKIKVPIYGLTAQPVSQRKMALYRNVSPILMPNYADRDEALARAEALLVDRGVLKPGDTYAITCGEPMGYPGGTNMLKVCRVA; encoded by the coding sequence ATGGCCCGCGCCACCAAGATCGTCGCGACCCTCGGACCCGCATCCAGCTCGCCCGAGGTGCTGACGCAGATGATCCTCGCGGGCGTCGACGTGGTCCGCCTCAACTTCTCGCACGGCAAGGCTCAGGACCACATCGACCGCGCGACCATGGTGCGCGACGTGGCGAAGAAGGCCGGCAAGGAAGTGGCCATCATGGCCGACCTGCAGGGCCCGAAGATCCGCGTCGGCAAGTTCGATGGCAACAAGACGCTGCTGGAAGTGGGCTCCAAATTCGTCCTGGACGGGGCCTTCACCGGGCTGGGCAACCAGGAGCGGGTGGGCCTCGACTACAAGGAGCTGCCGCGCGACGTGAAGCCCGGCGACACGCTGCTGCTCAACGACGGGCTGCTCAAGCTCACCGTCGACGCGGTGCGCGGCGAGGAGGTGCACACCACGGTGGTGGTCGGCGGCGAGCTGTCGAACAACAAGGGCATCAACAAGGCGGGGGGCGGTCTCACGGCGCCGGCGTTGACGGCCAAGGACATGGAAGACATCAAGACCGCGATGAGCTTCCAGTGCGAGTACCTGGCGGTCAGCTTCCCGAAGAACTCCACCGACATGGAGATGGCGCGACAGCTCGCCAACGTGGCCGGCGAGCCGTGGCGGCACAAGCCCGGGATGATCGCCAAGATCGAGCGCAGCGAGGCGATCCCCGTGCTCGAGTCGATCCTCAAGGCCAGCGACGGCATCATGGTCGCGCGCGGCGATCTGGCGGTGGAAGTGGGCAATGCGGCGGTGCCGGCGCTGCAGAAACGCATGATCCGGATGGCGCGCGAGATGGACAAGGTGGTCATCACCGCGACGCAGATGATGGAGTCGATGATCGTCAACCCGGTGCCCACGCGCGCCGAGGTCAGCGACGTCGCCAATGCGGTCCTCGATGGCACCGATGCGGTAATGCTGAGCGCCGAGACGGCGGCCGGAAAGTACCCGGTCGAGACCATCGAGCAGATGGCGGCGATCGCGCTCGAAGCCGAGCGCGCAGAGGACGTGTCGCTCGACTCGGATTTCACCAACAAGCGCTTCGGCCGCATCGACCAGTCGATCGCGATGGGCGCGCTCTTCACAGCGCATCACCTCGGCTGCAAGGCGATCCTGGCGCTCACCGAGTCGGGCTCCACCGCCCTGTGGATGAGCCGGCACAAGATCAAGGTGCCGATCTACGGCCTCACGGCGCAGCCCGTCAGTCAGCGCAAGATGGCCCTGTATCGCAACGTCTCGCCGATCCTGATGCCCAACTACGCCGACCGCGACGAGGCGCTGGCGCGAGCCGAGGCGCTGCTGGTCGACCGCGGCGTGCTCAAGCCCGGCGACACCTACGCCATCACTTGCGGCGAGCCGATGGGCTATCCCGGCGGGACCAACATGCTCAAGGTGTGCCGGGTCGCTTGA
- a CDS encoding threonine ammonia-lyase, with protein MTLTAADIHAAARRLQGQVLDTPCMPSRTLSAIAGCEVFLKFENLQFTASFKERGALNKLAQLTDEERARGVLAVSAGNHAQGVAYHAQRLGIPATIVMPRFAPAVKVENTRRFGATVVLQGDTFDDARAHGLELAQQRGLTVVHPYDDLAVAAGQGTIGLEMLAEQPSIDTLLVAIGGGGLISGVATAAKSIRPEVQVIGVQTERFPAVWNAMHGQRNECAQATIADGIGVRVPGSLTLPLIRERVGDVLLVGEDDIEQAILMLLEIEKTVVEGAGAVGLAALMRHRARFRERKVGLILSGGNIEPLVLAEIIQRGMVKSGRLARLRFDIRDVPGALADVAALLGKLGANIDEVQHQRAFTSLSVERAQIEVVVHTRGAAHIDEILAAARAHGYHAERMN; from the coding sequence ATGACGCTCACCGCCGCCGACATCCACGCCGCAGCCCGGCGCCTGCAGGGGCAGGTGCTGGACACGCCCTGCATGCCGTCGCGCACGCTGTCGGCCATCGCCGGCTGCGAGGTGTTCCTCAAGTTCGAAAATTTGCAGTTCACCGCGTCCTTCAAGGAGCGCGGCGCGCTGAACAAGCTGGCGCAGCTCACCGACGAGGAGCGCGCGCGCGGCGTGCTGGCGGTGTCGGCCGGCAATCACGCGCAAGGCGTGGCCTACCACGCGCAGCGCCTGGGCATTCCCGCGACCATCGTGATGCCGCGCTTCGCGCCTGCGGTGAAGGTGGAAAACACGCGCCGCTTCGGCGCCACTGTCGTGCTCCAGGGCGACACGTTCGACGACGCGCGTGCCCACGGCCTGGAGCTCGCGCAACAGCGCGGCCTCACCGTGGTCCATCCGTACGACGACCTCGCGGTGGCGGCAGGGCAGGGCACGATCGGCCTGGAGATGCTCGCCGAACAGCCGTCCATCGACACGCTGCTGGTGGCCATCGGCGGCGGCGGGCTGATCAGCGGCGTGGCGACCGCGGCGAAGTCCATCCGGCCCGAGGTGCAGGTGATCGGCGTGCAGACCGAGCGCTTCCCGGCGGTGTGGAACGCGATGCACGGCCAGCGCAACGAATGCGCGCAGGCGACGATCGCCGACGGCATCGGCGTGCGCGTGCCGGGCTCGCTGACCCTGCCGCTGATTCGCGAGCGCGTGGGCGACGTGCTGCTGGTCGGAGAGGACGACATCGAGCAGGCCATCCTGATGCTGCTCGAGATCGAGAAGACCGTCGTCGAAGGCGCGGGCGCCGTCGGCCTGGCCGCGCTGATGAGGCACCGTGCGCGCTTCCGGGAACGCAAGGTCGGCCTGATCCTCTCGGGCGGCAACATCGAGCCGCTGGTGCTGGCCGAGATCATCCAGCGCGGCATGGTGAAGTCGGGGCGCCTGGCGCGGCTGCGCTTCGACATCCGCGACGTGCCGGGCGCGCTGGCGGACGTGGCGGCGCTGCTCGGCAAGCTGGGGGCCAACATCGACGAGGTGCAGCACCAGCGCGCCTTCACGTCGCTGTCGGTGGAGCGGGCGCAGATCGAGGTGGTGGTGCACACGCGCGGCGCCGCGCACATCGACGAGATCCTCGCCGCGGCGCGCGCCCACGGCTACCACGCGGAGCGGATGAACTAG
- the fba gene encoding class II fructose-bisphosphate aldolase (catalyzes the reversible aldol condensation of dihydroxyacetonephosphate and glyceraldehyde 3-phosphate in the Calvin cycle, glycolysis, and/or gluconeogenesis), whose translation MPLVSMRQLLDHAAANGYGIPAFNVNNLEQVQAVMSAADEVGAPVILQASAGARKYAGEPFIKHLIQAALESYPNIPLVMHQDHGQSPDVCEGAIKLGFSSVMMDGSLQADGKTIASYDYNVDVTRKVVEMAHRLGVTVEGELGCLGSLETMRGDKEDGHGTEATMTMDQLLTDPEQAADFVKRTQLDALAIAIGTSHGAYKFSRKPTGDILAIGRIKEIHKRIPNTHLVMHGSSSVPQDLLEQIRQYGGAMKETYGVPVSEIQEAIKHGVRKINIDTDIRLAMTGAIRKYFAENPEKFDPRDYLKPAREAAKQICKQRYVQFGCEGQAGKIKPEPLATIATRYEKGELTQQVTA comes from the coding sequence ATGCCACTCGTTTCCATGCGCCAGCTGCTGGACCATGCCGCCGCCAACGGCTACGGCATTCCGGCCTTCAACGTGAACAACCTCGAGCAGGTGCAGGCCGTGATGTCGGCCGCCGACGAGGTGGGTGCGCCGGTCATCCTGCAGGCCAGCGCAGGCGCCCGCAAGTACGCCGGCGAGCCCTTCATCAAGCACCTGATCCAGGCGGCGCTGGAGTCGTACCCGAACATCCCGCTGGTGATGCACCAGGACCACGGCCAGAGCCCCGATGTCTGCGAAGGCGCGATCAAGCTCGGATTCAGCTCGGTGATGATGGACGGCTCGCTGCAAGCCGACGGCAAGACGATCGCCAGCTACGACTACAACGTCGACGTCACCCGCAAGGTCGTGGAGATGGCGCACCGGCTGGGCGTCACCGTCGAGGGCGAGCTGGGCTGCCTGGGCTCGCTGGAGACCATGCGCGGGGACAAGGAAGACGGCCACGGCACCGAGGCGACCATGACGATGGACCAGCTGCTCACCGACCCCGAGCAGGCCGCCGACTTCGTCAAGCGCACGCAGCTCGATGCGCTCGCCATCGCCATCGGCACCAGCCACGGCGCCTACAAGTTCAGCCGCAAGCCGACCGGCGACATCCTCGCCATCGGCCGCATCAAGGAGATCCACAAGCGCATCCCGAACACTCACCTGGTGATGCACGGCTCCAGCAGCGTGCCGCAGGACCTGCTCGAGCAGATCCGCCAGTACGGCGGTGCGATGAAGGAAACATACGGCGTGCCGGTGTCCGAGATCCAGGAAGCCATCAAGCACGGCGTTCGCAAGATCAACATCGACACCGACATCCGCCTGGCCATGACGGGTGCGATCCGCAAGTACTTCGCCGAGAACCCCGAGAAATTCGATCCGCGCGACTACCTCAAGCCGGCGCGCGAGGCCGCCAAGCAGATCTGCAAGCAGCGCTACGTGCAGTTCGGATGCGAAGGACAGGCCGGCAAGATCAAGCCCGAGCCGCTCGCGACCATCGCGACGCGCTATGAGAAAGGCGAGCTGACGCAGCAAGTCACGGCCTGA
- a CDS encoding AzlD domain-containing protein yields the protein MSGAEAVVTILGLALITLVTRSFFLISDRELVLPGWVQRGLRYAPLAALAAVLAPEILMTQGHLIDTWKDPRLYAVAASTAYYFWRRGILGTILTGMAVLVPLKLVVGW from the coding sequence GTGAGCGGCGCAGAGGCAGTCGTCACCATCCTCGGTCTGGCATTGATCACGCTGGTCACGCGGTCGTTTTTCCTCATCTCGGACCGCGAGCTGGTGCTGCCCGGCTGGGTGCAGCGCGGCCTGCGCTACGCGCCGCTCGCCGCGCTGGCAGCCGTGCTGGCGCCTGAGATCCTGATGACGCAGGGCCACCTGATCGACACCTGGAAGGACCCGCGCCTGTACGCCGTGGCGGCGTCCACGGCCTACTACTTCTGGCGCCGCGGCATCCTCGGCACCATCCTCACCGGCATGGCGGTGCTGGTCCCGCTGAAGCTTGTTGTGGGCTGGTAG
- a CDS encoding head GIN domain-containing protein, producing MKPFPFCFFRRLLLGVLCAGLLSGGAAAAGVTGSGKAASEARPVSAFDTIVLKGAMHLVLRQGSKEAVEVRGDDNLLPLVETTVRGNTLEIATRRGASYSTRNELVVTVEVVRLKELALAGAGDAVGDRLKTGPLKLRIEGSGDLRLTELSADTLVIDVAGSGDVTVGGRAGKLDVSIAGSGDVTTRELQADDVNISIAGSGGARVNARKTLAVSIAGSGDVDYTGEAAVRTAIAGSGSVRKR from the coding sequence ATGAAACCTTTCCCGTTCTGCTTCTTCCGGCGATTGCTGCTCGGTGTGCTGTGTGCGGGCTTGTTGTCGGGCGGCGCCGCTGCGGCCGGCGTCACCGGTTCCGGCAAGGCGGCCAGCGAGGCGCGGCCGGTATCCGCCTTCGACACGATCGTGCTCAAGGGCGCCATGCACCTCGTGCTGCGCCAAGGCTCGAAGGAAGCGGTGGAGGTGCGCGGCGACGACAACCTGCTGCCGCTGGTCGAGACGACGGTTCGCGGCAACACCCTGGAGATCGCCACCCGGCGCGGTGCCAGCTACTCGACGCGCAATGAGCTCGTCGTGACGGTCGAGGTCGTCAGGCTGAAGGAACTGGCGCTCGCCGGCGCGGGCGACGCCGTGGGCGACCGCCTGAAGACCGGCCCGCTGAAGCTTCGCATCGAAGGCTCGGGCGACCTGCGGCTGACCGAACTCAGCGCCGACACGCTGGTGATCGACGTGGCCGGCAGCGGCGACGTCACGGTCGGCGGCCGCGCCGGCAAGCTCGACGTCTCGATCGCCGGCAGCGGCGACGTGACCACCCGCGAGCTTCAGGCCGACGACGTCAACATCAGCATCGCGGGCAGCGGCGGAGCCCGCGTCAACGCCCGCAAGACGCTGGCGGTGTCCATCGCCGGCAGCGGTGACGTCGACTACACCGGCGAAGCGGCGGTCCGGACCGCGATCGCAGGGTCCGGAAGCGTGCGCAAGCGATGA
- a CDS encoding AzlC family ABC transporter permease, producing MNSLRAVVRHPQFRHGAIDMSGVSLGIAAWGLVTGVAMVKSGLSVPLALLMSLTVFAGSAQLAAVPLMTVGAPMWVIWATALCVNLRFVIFSAQWRPYFKRFPMRQRLALGYLTADLNYVLFMKRFQEPRDDEGQIEYFLGGTALNWSSWQFPSIAGILLADVIPTEWGLGFAGVLALLGLTYSMLSDKATTFAAVVAGAAAVAAFALPFRLHIVVAIAAAICVGLMIDGGGDAGRRIRHVLLGSDGKRRGETLAPGRRVAL from the coding sequence ATGAATTCGCTTCGCGCCGTGGTGCGCCATCCGCAGTTCCGCCACGGTGCGATCGACATGTCCGGCGTCAGCCTCGGCATCGCCGCCTGGGGTCTCGTGACCGGCGTCGCGATGGTCAAGAGCGGCTTGTCGGTCCCGCTGGCGCTGCTGATGAGCCTGACCGTGTTCGCCGGCAGCGCGCAGCTCGCTGCCGTGCCCCTGATGACCGTCGGCGCGCCGATGTGGGTCATCTGGGCCACGGCGCTGTGCGTGAATCTGCGCTTCGTCATCTTCAGCGCGCAGTGGCGCCCGTACTTCAAGCGCTTTCCGATGCGCCAGCGGCTGGCGCTGGGCTACCTCACCGCCGACCTGAACTACGTGCTCTTCATGAAGCGCTTCCAGGAACCGCGCGACGACGAGGGGCAGATCGAATACTTCCTCGGGGGCACGGCGCTGAACTGGTCGTCGTGGCAATTCCCGTCCATCGCCGGCATCCTGCTGGCCGACGTCATCCCGACCGAATGGGGCTTGGGCTTCGCCGGCGTGCTCGCCCTCCTGGGCTTGACCTACTCGATGCTCTCCGACAAGGCCACCACGTTCGCGGCGGTCGTTGCCGGCGCGGCTGCCGTGGCCGCGTTCGCACTCCCGTTCCGGCTGCACATCGTGGTGGCCATTGCAGCGGCAATCTGCGTGGGCCTGATGATCGACGGCGGCGGCGATGCCGGACGGCGCATCCGCCACGTGCTGCTCGGCAGTGACGGCAAGCGTCGCGGCGAAACGCTGGCCCCAGGCAGGAGGGTCGCCTTGTGA
- a CDS encoding DUF4325 domain-containing protein, producing MARLDINTLTLWITAAALRHPHDLADHVAAKSGVSRRTAGKALQRLVELQWLVQKGTARKPHHAPGLLRQVAHRYPMAGLEEDLPWSRDFAPCFALPDPVRRMTQHAFCELLNNAIDHSEGSHVAVSVRQTPTQVQLLVSDDGRGVFDKIKEAFALEDPTLAMLELSKGKLTSQPQRHTGRGLFFTSRLADVFDLHANEHAFQRRHWEGGAWQPQRALKHRGTSVYAAISLDTCRTLESVLGAWSADGAGTSFDRTVVPLRLITSSLASLESRAQARRVTARLHQFRRAEVDFDGVPHIGHGFADELFRVFAAQQPGFELVPVNMSPAVASMVASVRP from the coding sequence ATGGCGCGACTGGACATCAACACGCTGACGCTGTGGATCACCGCAGCGGCGCTGCGACACCCGCACGACCTCGCCGATCACGTCGCGGCGAAGTCCGGCGTGTCGCGGCGTACCGCCGGCAAGGCGCTGCAGCGCCTGGTGGAGCTGCAGTGGCTGGTGCAGAAAGGCACAGCCCGCAAGCCGCACCACGCGCCGGGCTTGCTGCGCCAGGTCGCGCATCGATATCCGATGGCCGGGCTCGAGGAAGACCTGCCCTGGTCGCGCGACTTCGCGCCCTGCTTCGCGTTGCCGGACCCCGTGAGGCGCATGACGCAGCACGCGTTCTGCGAGCTGCTGAACAACGCGATCGACCACAGCGAAGGCAGCCACGTCGCGGTGTCGGTGCGCCAGACGCCGACCCAGGTGCAGCTGCTGGTCTCCGACGACGGGCGTGGCGTCTTCGACAAGATCAAGGAGGCCTTCGCGCTGGAAGACCCGACGCTGGCAATGCTGGAGCTGAGCAAGGGCAAGCTCACCAGCCAGCCGCAACGACACACCGGTCGCGGCCTGTTCTTCACCTCCCGGCTGGCCGATGTCTTCGATTTGCACGCCAACGAACATGCGTTCCAGCGTCGCCACTGGGAGGGCGGCGCCTGGCAGCCGCAGCGCGCCTTGAAACACCGCGGCACCTCGGTGTACGCCGCGATCTCGCTCGACACTTGCCGCACGCTCGAGTCGGTGCTGGGCGCCTGGAGCGCCGATGGCGCCGGCACGAGCTTCGACCGTACCGTCGTGCCGCTGCGACTCATCACCTCCTCGCTGGCGAGCCTGGAGTCGCGGGCACAGGCCCGACGCGTGACGGCGCGCCTGCACCAGTTCCGCCGTGCCGAGGTCGACTTCGACGGGGTGCCTCACATCGGCCATGGCTTCGCCGATGAGCTGTTCCGGGTGTTCGCCGCCCAGCAACCGGGCTTCGAGCTGGTGCCGGTGAACATGTCGCCGGCGGTGGCGAGCATGGTCGCCAGCGTGCGGCCCTAG
- a CDS encoding phosphoglycerate kinase, with translation MNVLRFEDLVAQGKVAGQRVFIRADLNVPLDDAGRITEDTRIRASIPCIEMALKAGAAVMVTSHLGRPTEGEFKPEDSLAPVAHRLGELMGRDVPLVANWVEGVEVKPGQFVLLENCRVNKGEKKNSEELAKKMAALCDIFVHDAFGTAHRAEASTYGIAQFAKTACAGPLLAAEIDAISKALANPKRPLAAIVAGSKVSTKLTILQSLARNVDQLIVGGGIANTFMLAAGLPIGKSLAEPGLVGDAKAVIDAMKARGAAVPIPVDVVTAKTFAADAAPTVKAADQVAADDLILDIGPQTAAQLAAQLKAAGTIVWNGPVGVFEFDAFAHGTETIARAIAASDAFSIAGGGDTLAAISKYGIEKDVGYISTGGGAFLEVLEGKTLPAFEILQKRAQA, from the coding sequence ATGAACGTCCTCCGCTTCGAAGACCTGGTCGCGCAAGGAAAAGTCGCCGGCCAGCGCGTGTTCATCCGCGCCGATCTCAACGTGCCGCTCGACGACGCCGGCCGGATCACCGAGGACACGCGCATTCGCGCATCCATCCCGTGCATCGAGATGGCGCTCAAGGCCGGCGCAGCGGTGATGGTCACTTCCCACCTCGGCCGGCCGACCGAGGGCGAGTTCAAGCCCGAGGACTCGCTGGCGCCGGTGGCACACCGCCTGGGCGAGCTGATGGGCCGCGACGTGCCGCTGGTCGCCAACTGGGTCGAGGGCGTGGAGGTGAAGCCCGGCCAGTTCGTGCTGCTCGAGAACTGCCGTGTCAACAAGGGCGAGAAGAAGAACAGCGAAGAGCTGGCGAAGAAGATGGCCGCGCTGTGCGACATCTTCGTTCACGACGCCTTCGGCACCGCGCACCGCGCGGAAGCCTCCACCTACGGCATCGCGCAGTTCGCCAAGACCGCTTGCGCGGGGCCGCTGCTCGCGGCCGAGATCGATGCCATCAGCAAGGCGCTGGCCAACCCCAAGCGTCCGCTGGCAGCCATCGTCGCCGGCAGCAAGGTCAGCACCAAGCTCACCATCCTGCAGTCGTTGGCCAGGAACGTCGATCAGCTCATCGTCGGCGGCGGCATCGCCAACACCTTCATGCTGGCCGCGGGACTGCCGATCGGCAAGTCGCTCGCCGAGCCCGGCCTGGTGGGCGATGCGAAGGCCGTCATCGACGCGATGAAGGCCCGCGGCGCGGCCGTGCCCATTCCGGTGGACGTGGTCACCGCCAAGACCTTCGCGGCGGACGCGGCGCCGACGGTCAAGGCGGCGGACCAGGTGGCCGCCGACGACCTCATCCTGGACATCGGGCCGCAGACCGCGGCGCAGCTCGCGGCCCAGCTGAAGGCCGCAGGCACCATCGTCTGGAACGGCCCGGTGGGCGTGTTCGAGTTCGACGCGTTTGCACACGGCACCGAGACCATTGCCCGCGCCATCGCCGCCTCCGACGCATTCAGCATCGCCGGCGGCGGCGACACGCTGGCGGCGATCTCGAAGTACGGCATCGAAAAGGACGTCGGCTACATCTCCACCGGCGGCGGCGCCTTCCTGGAGGTGCTCGAGGGCAAGACGCTGCCCGCGTTCGAGATCCTGCAGAAGCGAGCCCAGGCTTGA